From the genome of Candidatus Nitrosocosmicus oleophilus, one region includes:
- a CDS encoding ParB/RepB/Spo0J family partition protein yields the protein MKIKNIPVDLIDVADENVRKNFSFGKDSSDQLMKEHLAKFELLQPVVVRFDNFTKRYKLLIGRRRFLALHNKGEKEIPAVITKLKGAEAEAASLFENLIRKDLSPLEKARMVKKLVESTKSGITGVSRLYGLPKSTISEWLSILTLPNQIQEKIENCEITLYEGIKIARQPTEVQINLADIEPAALKEELIRLGIKRGAPKGLLTVRLVFNPSKEKDRILWNSLEEKAKEKGYEVNDFVKEIILNYLKKGK from the coding sequence TTGAAAATCAAGAATATACCGGTTGACCTGATCGATGTAGCAGATGAAAATGTCCGCAAGAATTTTTCATTTGGAAAAGATTCAAGCGATCAGTTAATGAAAGAACATCTAGCTAAATTTGAATTACTCCAACCGGTTGTGGTACGATTTGACAATTTTACTAAAAGATATAAGTTACTTATCGGAAGGAGAAGATTTTTAGCCCTCCACAATAAAGGAGAGAAGGAAATTCCAGCAGTTATTACAAAATTGAAGGGTGCAGAGGCAGAGGCAGCCTCTCTGTTTGAAAATCTAATAAGAAAAGATCTCTCCCCTTTAGAAAAGGCAAGAATGGTAAAAAAACTGGTAGAATCGACAAAGTCTGGAATCACAGGGGTATCTCGCTTATACGGGTTACCAAAAAGCACAATTAGTGAATGGCTAAGCATTCTTACCCTTCCAAATCAGATTCAGGAAAAAATAGAAAATTGTGAAATTACACTTTATGAAGGTATAAAAATAGCAAGACAGCCGACTGAGGTTCAGATAAACTTGGCAGATATCGAGCCCGCTGCATTAAAAGAAGAACTCATTCGGTTAGGGATAAAAAGGGGCGCTCCCAAAGGACTACTAACAGTAAGATTAGTTTTTAATCCTTCTAAAGAAAAGGATAGAATATTGTGGAACTCTTTAGAGGAAAAGGCAAAAGAGAAGGGTTATGAGGTAAATGATTTTGTAAAAGAAATAATCCTAAACTATCTAAAAAAAGGTAAATAA
- a CDS encoding P-II family nitrogen regulator, producing MKEINVYIRPNDLSKVTDILQKHKLGITFFDIQGTGRTPRSTSEIIHSYQTGRTTVPKFIGRVLVISIVSDSIVNQIIEEIMNSFDKQDEPYGVLFVKDVTNAYELGTEVKGNEVLVSK from the coding sequence ATGAAAGAAATCAATGTTTATATTCGACCGAACGATCTTTCGAAAGTGACTGATATTCTACAAAAGCATAAGTTGGGTATTACCTTTTTTGATATCCAGGGAACTGGTAGAACTCCACGATCTACCTCCGAAATTATTCATTCATATCAAACCGGTAGGACCACAGTACCTAAATTTATAGGACGTGTGCTTGTGATATCCATAGTTTCGGACTCGATTGTTAACCAAATCATTGAGGAAATAATGAATAGTTTTGATAAACAAGACGAACCATACGGCGTTCTCTTTGTAAAAGATGTGACTAATGCCTATGAATTAGGGACTGAGGTAAAAGGGAATGAAGTTCTAGTTTCCAAATGA
- a CDS encoding MFS transporter gives MKNIKPDASEKIHESTWITLAILGSTILITMYGETMLLPAISDIISDFDISYSTSSWILTAYLISGAVMTPIAGKLSDIYGRKKMVLVIFIIYIIGIAIGGLSTNIYTLVLARIIQGIGISMFPIAFGIIRDQFPMSKIAIGIGIFSSMFAAGSVVGMAIGGTIVQNFGWQATFFTIIPVAIILWIIIKKRIKDDDTVSINDDGEQNLEFNRPKKENVQLDQSNLSGKKIKHHIDIKGAMSLALSISAFLLTLTYFANINSESNNFTSFDGIVLGSLVTLTICSMIAFVIVERKAKDPLIPLKLISDRILLPSNIILLVFGITMFMIYQTIPILVTSPIPFGFGGEAMDSAMVQLPFMIIFLIFAPSSGFIVSKIGNFKPIVVGSVLTTIGFASLFVFHTSEFLISLNLIIISAGLSLTQVGAFNITLQHTPHQYSGVSIGISVVLVLMGSSIGPVIASTYMQAFQESVVGIGGESFPSPLSYDLIFITATIISMISFPCMILLKRRTSQIIPNRA, from the coding sequence ATGAAAAACATAAAACCAGATGCCAGCGAAAAGATTCACGAATCCACGTGGATAACACTGGCAATATTGGGATCGACAATTTTGATCACGATGTATGGAGAAACCATGCTTTTACCAGCTATTAGTGATATAATTAGCGATTTTGATATTTCATATAGTACCTCGTCATGGATTCTGACGGCCTACTTAATTTCAGGAGCAGTCATGACGCCTATTGCAGGAAAATTATCAGACATATACGGCAGGAAGAAAATGGTGCTTGTGATTTTTATTATTTATATTATAGGGATCGCCATAGGAGGATTGTCAACAAATATTTACACTTTAGTTTTGGCAAGAATCATTCAAGGGATAGGCATTTCAATGTTTCCTATAGCATTTGGCATCATAAGAGACCAATTTCCGATGTCCAAGATTGCAATTGGGATAGGAATTTTCAGTTCGATGTTTGCTGCAGGATCAGTTGTTGGAATGGCCATAGGTGGGACAATAGTCCAAAATTTTGGATGGCAGGCTACGTTTTTCACGATAATACCAGTGGCAATCATACTTTGGATCATAATCAAGAAGCGAATAAAGGACGATGACACAGTAAGTATCAACGATGATGGTGAACAAAATTTAGAGTTCAACCGACCCAAAAAGGAAAATGTACAGTTAGATCAAAGTAATCTTAGTGGTAAGAAAATCAAACATCATATCGATATTAAGGGAGCAATGTCGCTAGCATTATCAATTTCAGCTTTCTTATTAACTTTAACATATTTTGCTAACATAAATAGCGAATCCAATAACTTTACATCGTTTGATGGTATCGTTCTGGGGTCACTTGTTACACTGACGATTTGCTCAATGATAGCGTTTGTAATCGTTGAAAGAAAGGCAAAGGATCCGTTAATACCACTCAAATTAATATCAGACAGGATTTTGCTTCCCTCAAATATTATCCTCTTAGTCTTTGGAATCACAATGTTTATGATTTATCAAACCATACCAATTTTGGTTACTAGCCCAATACCGTTTGGATTTGGCGGGGAAGCAATGGATAGTGCAATGGTTCAATTGCCATTCATGATAATTTTCCTAATATTTGCTCCTTCCTCTGGGTTTATAGTATCAAAAATAGGAAATTTCAAGCCAATTGTTGTAGGTAGTGTTTTGACTACAATTGGTTTTGCCAGTTTATTTGTATTTCATACAAGTGAATTTTTAATTTCACTAAATTTGATAATAATCTCCGCAGGATTATCATTGACACAAGTAGGAGCTTTTAATATCACATTACAACATACACCCCATCAATATAGTGGAGTCTCGATCGGGATATCAGTAGTACTAGTCTTAATGGGAAGTTCCATAGGTCCAGTAATTGCCTCAACTTATATGCAAGCTTTTCAAGAGTCAGTAGTCGGCATTGGGGGAGAATCATTTCCTTCTCCATTATCGTATGATCTCATCTTTATTACCGCAACCATAATTTCTATGATATCCTTCCCCTGCATGATACTATTGAAAAGAAGAACCAGTCAAATTATCCCGAATAGAGCATGA
- a CDS encoding agmatinase family protein — translation MGMEFYGDSYKGNDEPIFVGIPTFLKLPYVKKNEELKKIKPDIAIVGEPFDFGTTIRPGTRYGPRAIRAASTVPSPPYEHFNIETGVDPFGVFKAVDYGDVNISPGDVIESHRRMTNKVKEVLDIDAIPIILGGDHSVTFANVRALSKKYKNIGMIHIDCHADCAPQGLCGFKYDHGAHIRRIMELGCLKGKNYTLIGPRGYWPGPDLYKWMADQDFQWFTMLDVEELGIAQIAKEAADRANDDVDAVYVSWDIDTFDPAYAPGTGEPEPNGLTSREGMKLMRLLSTSFDPDRFAFDLVEVSPTYDVSDVNSYNGGITSGLANRLIVELMAGLSLTKKGESEGKPVRPKFYRGKGNTYDFGDGPKAKIPKRK, via the coding sequence ATGGGAATGGAATTTTATGGAGATTCTTACAAGGGAAATGACGAACCCATTTTTGTTGGCATACCTACATTTCTAAAACTACCTTATGTCAAAAAAAATGAAGAATTGAAAAAGATAAAGCCTGATATAGCAATAGTAGGAGAACCTTTCGATTTTGGAACCACAATTAGACCAGGTACTCGTTACGGCCCTAGAGCAATACGAGCTGCATCTACTGTTCCTTCTCCGCCTTATGAACACTTTAACATTGAAACTGGGGTCGACCCGTTTGGAGTCTTTAAAGCAGTTGACTACGGTGATGTTAATATCTCTCCAGGGGATGTCATTGAGTCTCATAGACGGATGACTAATAAAGTTAAGGAAGTTCTCGATATAGATGCTATACCGATAATTTTGGGCGGAGATCATTCAGTGACCTTTGCAAACGTTCGGGCGCTTTCTAAAAAATATAAGAACATTGGAATGATCCATATTGATTGTCATGCTGACTGTGCGCCGCAAGGACTTTGTGGATTCAAATATGATCATGGAGCTCACATTAGACGAATCATGGAATTGGGATGCCTTAAGGGAAAAAATTATACTCTGATAGGCCCTAGAGGGTATTGGCCAGGACCCGATCTGTACAAATGGATGGCCGATCAGGATTTTCAGTGGTTTACGATGCTTGACGTGGAGGAACTAGGTATTGCTCAGATTGCCAAAGAGGCTGCGGATAGGGCAAACGACGATGTTGATGCTGTGTATGTTAGTTGGGATATTGACACTTTTGATCCTGCGTACGCACCAGGAACCGGTGAACCAGAGCCTAATGGTCTCACTTCAAGGGAGGGGATGAAGCTAATGAGACTATTATCAACTTCTTTTGATCCAGATAGATTTGCATTCGATCTTGTTGAGGTTTCACCAACCTATGATGTTAGTGACGTTAATTCCTATAATGGAGGTATCACATCTGGGCTCGCAAATCGTTTGATAGTTGAATTAATGGCAGGGTTATCTTTGACCAAAAAGGGTGAATCCGAAGGAAAGCCTGTACGACCCAAATTTTATCGTGGTAAAGGAAATACATACGATTTTGGAGATGGTCCTAAAGCAAAGATACCCAAAAGAAAGTAA
- a CDS encoding universal stress protein: protein MLFKNILLAFDGSTASSKAAEYAIYLCKLEGSPLTFLHVLDHIKQGGVIGLRARYGDTNLIDGYKRARTQDAEKWIKPIQERATTEGIKSTIAILDDEKNSKVETIVQFIQKDNIDLVIMGSRGLSKFKQMLVGSIASGIISHSKCPVLVIR from the coding sequence ATGCTATTTAAGAATATTTTATTGGCTTTCGATGGCTCAACAGCTTCCTCAAAGGCAGCAGAATATGCAATCTACCTGTGTAAATTAGAAGGATCGCCACTTACATTCTTACATGTCCTTGATCATATTAAACAAGGCGGGGTCATAGGGTTGAGAGCGCGATACGGTGACACTAATTTGATTGATGGATATAAAAGGGCAAGAACACAGGACGCTGAAAAATGGATAAAACCAATTCAAGAGAGGGCTACAACAGAGGGTATTAAGAGTACCATTGCTATTTTAGATGATGAAAAAAATTCAAAAGTAGAAACAATTGTTCAATTTATACAAAAAGATAACATTGATCTAGTTATTATGGGTTCGAGAGGATTATCAAAATTTAAACAAATGTTAGTTGGAAGCATCGCCTCAGGAATAATCAGTCATTCCAAATGCCCTGTGTTGGTAATCCGATAA
- a CDS encoding sodium:solute symporter family protein, which yields MGLVLSVGVLTSMMVKKSSKRYMVAGKSLPLIFVGTMLSAQSIDGNSSLGNVALVYQFGFWAGAAIPIGLASCLIITGIFYAKRVNKMSMLTLPDFYYRRYGVGAEGMSSVLLSLSFIILVAGNFAAGGFILSTVLHIPLFWGMLIVSMAVLVYTFAGGLFSSAYTDIFQVYLTIGAFWAAFLYFAFGFGGVDLGTILSATPESYLDLSGLTDPKNGALLNWSAIIALGLGDVVALDFMERVFSARDGKTARRGAFMAGLLTISIIVPTSMMGIIALYMMPGIEDPYTVYPLLAINLLPFPIGAALLMGVVGASMSTANGGLLAISSVIARNLIQRDIIRSLFKKPGIEDKKMLILTRCVTIPVMLSGLLLGAAIPRPGIYLVLAFDIVFAGLWAPLTLGLFWKKANWPAAITSIVVGSSLRLILYYITPPELAGIDTFIPPIVSFVLFIIVALLTQKKDPGYKRSGVVDYVPPEEDVVNGEDLKNYVPPTSEK from the coding sequence ATGGGACTGGTCCTGTCTGTGGGAGTATTAACTTCCATGATGGTAAAAAAAAGTAGCAAAAGATATATGGTTGCAGGAAAGAGCCTACCGTTAATATTTGTAGGAACAATGCTTTCAGCGCAATCAATTGATGGCAACTCTTCTTTGGGTAACGTGGCGCTTGTTTATCAATTTGGTTTTTGGGCGGGAGCCGCGATACCAATTGGGTTGGCTTCTTGTTTGATAATAACAGGTATTTTCTATGCGAAAAGGGTAAACAAAATGTCTATGCTTACCCTTCCAGATTTTTATTATAGAAGATATGGTGTTGGTGCAGAGGGGATGTCATCCGTACTTTTGTCTTTAAGTTTCATAATATTAGTTGCAGGAAATTTTGCAGCAGGTGGATTTATCCTATCAACAGTCTTGCATATTCCACTTTTCTGGGGTATGCTAATTGTTTCAATGGCGGTTTTGGTATATACGTTTGCGGGTGGGTTATTTTCTTCCGCGTACACAGATATTTTCCAAGTGTACTTAACTATCGGAGCATTCTGGGCTGCATTTCTGTATTTTGCCTTTGGATTTGGAGGAGTGGATTTAGGTACTATTTTGTCTGCCACGCCAGAGAGTTATTTGGATTTATCTGGGTTAACGGATCCTAAAAACGGTGCTTTGCTAAACTGGTCAGCAATAATAGCATTGGGTCTTGGGGATGTAGTAGCACTTGATTTTATGGAAAGGGTATTTTCAGCAAGAGATGGCAAGACAGCTAGAAGAGGTGCATTCATGGCTGGATTATTAACAATTTCAATTATTGTACCTACAAGCATGATGGGAATAATCGCGTTATACATGATGCCCGGCATAGAAGATCCCTACACGGTGTATCCTCTACTTGCTATCAATCTCCTTCCGTTTCCAATAGGAGCTGCTTTACTAATGGGAGTCGTAGGTGCGTCGATGTCAACTGCTAACGGCGGTCTTCTTGCGATCTCAAGTGTTATAGCGCGAAACCTGATACAAAGAGATATCATTAGATCATTGTTCAAAAAACCCGGAATAGAGGATAAAAAGATGCTCATATTAACTCGATGTGTAACGATACCAGTAATGCTTTCAGGGCTTCTCCTCGGAGCTGCAATCCCTCGTCCAGGCATTTACTTAGTACTTGCATTTGATATAGTATTTGCGGGATTATGGGCTCCACTTACATTAGGTCTGTTTTGGAAGAAGGCAAACTGGCCTGCTGCAATCACATCAATTGTGGTAGGGTCCAGCCTAAGATTGATATTGTATTATATTACGCCACCAGAGTTAGCAGGAATAGATACTTTCATACCACCCATTGTATCGTTTGTTCTCTTCATAATCGTAGCATTGCTTACACAGAAGAAGGATCCAGGATACAAGAGATCCGGAGTTGTAGACTATGTACCCCCCGAGGAAGACGTTGTCAATGGTGAAGACCTGAAGAATTATGTACCCCCGACTAGCGAAAAATAA
- a CDS encoding tetratricopeptide repeat protein, whose product MFKINANYFKNRYKDVGNESSITDQTISLGELVRYGEKEASRNNFEKALDIFDKVIRLDPTFDSAYGDKALVFDKMGILDESLKMYSKALEINPKNRITWHNMGLTLIKKKRVDEAINCFDKAISIDKNYSKAWYNKGRCLEMQGNLENAQICLTKAKKLDPFLFSKVKLK is encoded by the coding sequence TTGTTTAAAATAAATGCAAACTATTTTAAGAATAGATACAAAGATGTTGGTAACGAAAGTTCGATTACAGATCAAACCATCAGTCTTGGAGAACTGGTAAGGTATGGGGAAAAAGAGGCCAGTAGGAATAATTTTGAAAAGGCTCTAGATATTTTTGATAAGGTGATAAGGCTAGATCCCACGTTTGATTCTGCTTATGGTGATAAGGCCCTCGTATTTGACAAGATGGGAATATTGGACGAATCTTTAAAAATGTATTCTAAGGCATTGGAAATTAATCCAAAAAATCGGATAACGTGGCATAATATGGGTTTAACCCTAATCAAAAAGAAAAGAGTGGATGAAGCCATTAATTGTTTTGATAAGGCTATTTCTATTGATAAAAATTATTCCAAGGCCTGGTATAACAAAGGAAGATGCCTTGAGATGCAGGGAAATTTGGAAAATGCGCAGATTTGCCTAACTAAAGCCAAAAAATTAGATCCATTCTTGTTTTCTAAAGTTAAACTAAAATAA
- the thsA gene encoding thermosome subunit alpha: MSHTKLIPNDTQRTSGKEVRSYNIHAAQLIKSLIESCYGPLGNEKIYIDIIGESTCTKDGATFLRKIDVQHPAAKVLIDATNTVDNEVGDGTLTTAIIATTLLEKAQEMLAMDIYPSTIVNGYDKGLQCSLETLRNIARKVSSKDMAIIEKLARTCLGTKVRLSSDPQSELNNILEITVNAINTVYSNNNYLLEADDIKIEEKIGNLGESILIDGVLIDKSIDSDLMPRFVKNARILLLDEDLQTRTTKTESQLSINSPEHMYLFRKEENNITRDKIQIIIDSGINVVINRKGIDLVAQDLLAKFGIISVKRVKENDLHWLEKATGGNLIKELDVGNIQSNVGYAKNVYEKKIGTDKMIFVEGCNNPKTVSILIRANSKMMLDEYHRAIQSTITSLSRFVQHPSIVIGGGSCEALMAQQVRKRANTIEGMEQIVLLKFSEALEEIPLILAKNSGLNLMDAFIQLRLNLSQNFNTNKVKWFGLDSDERKISQLDWDIIEPTIVKEQVLNTAVEVSRLLINIDDIIIKKPLMNTHTHEDGTEHSHAGGDKKHDHYFDRLGKQQRPQHHYY; encoded by the coding sequence ATGTCCCATACTAAACTAATCCCTAATGATACACAGCGAACAAGCGGCAAAGAAGTTAGGAGTTATAACATTCATGCCGCTCAACTGATAAAATCTCTAATTGAAAGTTGCTATGGTCCTCTAGGAAATGAAAAAATCTATATTGACATAATTGGTGAATCGACATGTACAAAAGATGGTGCCACATTTCTCCGTAAGATTGATGTTCAACACCCCGCGGCTAAGGTGTTAATTGATGCAACTAATACTGTAGATAATGAAGTGGGAGATGGGACACTAACAACTGCTATAATTGCCACTACACTTTTGGAAAAGGCACAAGAGATGTTAGCGATGGACATTTATCCATCTACTATTGTTAACGGATACGATAAAGGGCTTCAATGTTCCCTAGAGACTTTGCGCAATATTGCAAGAAAAGTAAGTAGCAAGGATATGGCAATCATCGAGAAACTCGCACGGACATGTCTAGGAACAAAAGTCAGGCTTTCATCTGATCCGCAATCCGAATTAAACAATATTTTAGAAATTACCGTTAATGCGATCAATACGGTATATTCAAATAATAACTACCTTTTAGAGGCTGATGACATAAAAATTGAGGAAAAAATTGGTAATTTAGGAGAGAGTATTTTGATTGATGGGGTACTGATTGATAAATCAATAGATAGTGATCTCATGCCTAGATTTGTCAAGAATGCACGAATCCTATTATTAGACGAAGACCTGCAGACAAGAACGACAAAAACAGAGTCCCAATTATCTATCAATAGTCCAGAACATATGTATCTATTTAGGAAGGAAGAAAATAACATCACGAGAGACAAAATACAAATAATAATTGATAGTGGTATAAATGTAGTAATAAACCGTAAAGGGATAGACTTGGTGGCACAAGATCTTTTGGCCAAGTTTGGAATAATATCAGTCAAAAGAGTAAAAGAGAATGATCTTCATTGGCTAGAGAAAGCTACTGGTGGAAACCTGATAAAGGAATTGGATGTCGGAAACATACAAAGTAATGTAGGATATGCCAAAAATGTATACGAGAAGAAAATAGGGACTGATAAGATGATATTTGTAGAGGGATGTAATAATCCTAAAACAGTCTCAATTTTAATTAGAGCAAATTCGAAAATGATGTTAGATGAATATCATCGCGCAATTCAAAGTACTATTACCAGTCTGAGTAGATTTGTCCAACATCCATCCATTGTCATAGGAGGTGGATCTTGCGAAGCGTTAATGGCACAACAAGTAAGAAAAAGAGCTAACACGATTGAAGGAATGGAGCAAATAGTTTTACTTAAATTCTCCGAAGCATTAGAAGAAATTCCACTAATTCTTGCAAAAAATTCAGGGTTGAATTTGATGGATGCTTTTATTCAACTTAGACTAAATCTATCTCAGAATTTTAATACTAATAAAGTCAAATGGTTTGGACTTGATTCAGACGAAAGAAAAATATCTCAACTAGATTGGGATATAATCGAACCTACGATTGTAAAAGAGCAAGTCCTCAATACAGCCGTAGAAGTAAGCCGGCTTTTGATAAATATAGATGATATTATTATCAAAAAACCACTAATGAACACTCATACTCATGAGGATGGGACAGAGCACTCACATGCTGGTGGAGACAAAAAACATGATCATTACTTTGATAGGTTAGGAAAACAACAAAGGCCTCAACACCACTATTATTAA
- a CDS encoding helix-hairpin-helix domain-containing protein yields MLVLIVSPTSKNTQLPKQNDEKINEYQRMSYNVKLANVEISDILRKISFLLELDNDIDNNKTNLNFKNRAYIKAADQIDNLPLSITSLYEERGINGLLQIPSIGKAISSKIEEYIKTGKIEYYEILKSKYPIKVDDFVGLEGIGPKTLRVIIDKLPVRSLSDLEKAAREGKLNGISGISKKKEERILKRIELHNIGKKRHLLGDIYPLVKQIEKYLTNLENVSIVTAVGSFRRMRETIGDIDFLVVSDNPDKVINSFVNMPEVKEILSKGDTKAFIKLNNGLDSDLLVVPKESYGAALQYFTGSKEHGIALRRLAQSNALRLNEWGLFDNKSNQKISGESEEQLYNKLGLEWIPPELRENRGEIEIAKKGSKEWQEKMKGLLKYGDIKGDLQVHSNSTDGKMSIEEMAYFARTNFDLDYIAITDHTKSLRIARGLDEQQLLDQAHKIQEFNDSIKSGTFFVDLNKHDEEKQVNRKTSNNEKKRIKGDRNLGDFRILSSAEVNILSDGSLDIPNNILDKLDIVGAAIHTNFSQPIDVQTNRLIKAAQNPSVDIVFHPTGRIINKRDGYPVDIPKLMTIAKETNTILEIDSHYNRLDLRDEYIRMAIQNDVKLVVDSDAHHPLHYAFLEFGIGQARRGWAGRNDILNTLPVSELLKKLK; encoded by the coding sequence TTGCTGGTTCTTATTGTTTCACCGACTTCTAAGAACACCCAATTACCAAAACAAAACGATGAGAAAATTAATGAATACCAGAGAATGAGTTATAATGTGAAACTTGCAAACGTTGAGATTTCTGATATACTTCGTAAGATTTCATTTCTCCTGGAGTTGGATAATGATATTGATAACAATAAGACTAATCTAAATTTCAAAAATAGAGCATATATTAAAGCAGCTGATCAAATTGATAACCTTCCGCTAAGTATTACATCCCTTTATGAGGAAAGAGGAATTAATGGATTATTACAAATTCCCTCCATTGGTAAAGCAATATCCTCAAAAATAGAAGAATATATTAAAACAGGCAAGATCGAATATTACGAAATATTAAAATCGAAATACCCCATAAAGGTAGACGATTTTGTAGGCTTAGAAGGAATTGGTCCCAAAACTTTGAGAGTAATAATCGACAAGTTACCCGTGAGAAGTCTCAGTGATTTAGAAAAAGCTGCTAGAGAAGGAAAGTTAAACGGGATCTCAGGAATTTCTAAAAAAAAAGAAGAAAGAATACTAAAGAGAATTGAATTACACAACATAGGCAAAAAAAGGCATCTACTTGGAGATATTTATCCATTGGTAAAGCAAATTGAAAAATACTTAACAAATTTGGAAAACGTTTCAATTGTAACAGCAGTAGGATCCTTTAGAAGAATGAGGGAAACCATAGGTGATATTGATTTTTTGGTAGTTTCAGACAATCCAGATAAAGTAATTAACTCTTTCGTAAATATGCCCGAAGTTAAAGAAATTTTAAGCAAAGGTGATACCAAAGCATTCATTAAACTTAATAATGGATTAGATTCCGATTTACTGGTCGTTCCTAAAGAAAGTTATGGAGCAGCATTACAATATTTTACTGGAAGTAAGGAACACGGAATAGCATTGCGAAGATTAGCACAGTCCAATGCACTTCGCTTAAATGAATGGGGATTATTTGATAATAAATCCAATCAAAAAATATCAGGTGAATCAGAAGAACAGTTGTACAATAAATTAGGGTTGGAATGGATCCCTCCAGAATTGAGGGAAAATAGAGGAGAAATAGAGATTGCAAAGAAAGGGTCAAAAGAATGGCAGGAAAAAATGAAAGGATTGCTAAAGTATGGCGATATAAAAGGAGACTTGCAAGTACATTCAAACAGTACGGACGGGAAAATGTCAATAGAAGAAATGGCTTATTTTGCAAGGACTAATTTTGATCTTGATTATATCGCCATCACTGATCACACAAAAAGCCTAAGAATTGCTAGAGGATTAGATGAGCAACAGTTACTCGACCAAGCACATAAGATTCAAGAATTTAATGATTCAATAAAGAGCGGTACTTTCTTTGTGGATCTAAATAAACATGATGAAGAAAAACAGGTGAATAGAAAAACAAGCAATAATGAAAAGAAGAGAATAAAAGGTGACAGGAATTTGGGTGACTTTAGAATACTTTCTTCAGCAGAAGTAAATATCCTTAGCGACGGTTCATTAGATATTCCCAACAACATTTTGGATAAATTAGACATAGTAGGTGCTGCAATTCACACTAATTTTTCTCAACCAATAGATGTACAAACAAATAGGTTAATTAAAGCGGCCCAAAATCCAAGTGTAGATATCGTCTTTCATCCAACAGGTAGAATAATTAATAAAAGAGATGGTTATCCCGTGGATATTCCGAAATTAATGACAATTGCAAAAGAAACTAACACAATTCTGGAAATTGATTCGCACTATAACAGGTTAGATTTACGTGATGAATACATAAGAATGGCAATACAGAATGATGTTAAATTAGTCGTTGATTCAGATGCTCATCACCCCCTGCATTATGCATTTTTGGAATTTGGAATAGGACAAGCAAGAAGAGGATGGGCAGGAAGAAATGATATCCTGAATACATTGCCTGTGTCAGAATTGCTCAAAAAATTGAAATAA